In the genome of Xanthomonas translucens pv. cerealis, one region contains:
- a CDS encoding aspartate-semialdehyde dehydrogenase, which produces MSNESRRFNVAVVGATGAVGETMLNILAERDFPIATLYPLASERSAGGQVEFKGQKVTVLDLATFDPTGVDIALFSAGGGISKEYAPKFAAAGAVVIDNSSSFRYDDDVPLVVSEVNPEALKQRPRGIIANPNCSTMQMLVALAPLHREYNIERINVATYQSVSGGGRSGMEELGKQTAQLLAFQDIEPKKFQVQIAFNLIPHIDDFLDNGFTKEEMKLVWETRKILGDDTIQVNPTAVRVPVFYGHSEAVAIETTRKVSAEQARALLAAAPGVEVVDERKPGGYPTPVTHASGTDAVYVGRIREDISHPRGLNLWIVSDNIRKGAALNAVQLAELVAQEG; this is translated from the coding sequence ATGAGCAACGAATCCCGTCGTTTCAACGTCGCCGTCGTCGGCGCCACCGGCGCTGTCGGCGAAACCATGCTGAACATCCTCGCCGAGCGCGACTTCCCCATCGCCACCCTGTACCCGCTGGCCTCCGAGCGCTCCGCTGGCGGCCAGGTCGAGTTCAAGGGCCAGAAGGTCACCGTGCTCGACCTGGCCACCTTCGACCCGACCGGCGTGGACATCGCGCTATTCTCCGCTGGCGGCGGCATCTCCAAGGAATACGCGCCGAAGTTCGCCGCCGCCGGCGCGGTGGTGATCGATAACTCCTCGTCATTCCGCTACGACGACGACGTGCCGCTGGTGGTGTCCGAAGTGAACCCGGAAGCGCTGAAGCAGCGTCCGCGCGGCATCATCGCCAACCCCAACTGCTCGACCATGCAGATGCTGGTGGCGCTGGCGCCGCTGCATCGTGAGTACAACATCGAGCGCATCAACGTGGCCACCTACCAGTCGGTGTCCGGCGGCGGCCGTTCGGGCATGGAAGAGTTGGGCAAGCAGACCGCGCAGTTGCTGGCGTTCCAGGACATCGAGCCGAAGAAGTTCCAGGTGCAGATCGCCTTCAACCTGATCCCGCACATCGACGATTTCCTCGACAACGGCTTCACCAAGGAAGAGATGAAGCTGGTTTGGGAGACGCGCAAGATCCTCGGCGACGACACCATCCAGGTGAATCCGACCGCGGTACGCGTGCCGGTGTTCTACGGCCACTCCGAAGCGGTGGCGATCGAGACCACGCGCAAGGTCAGCGCCGAGCAGGCGCGCGCATTGCTGGCCGCGGCGCCGGGTGTGGAGGTGGTCGACGAGCGCAAGCCCGGCGGCTATCCGACCCCGGTCACCCACGCCTCCGGCACCGATGCGGTCTATGTCGGCCGCATCCGCGAGGACATCTCGCATCCGCGCGGCCTGAACCTGTGGATCGTCTCCGACAACATCCGCAAGGGCGCCGCGCTCAACGCGGTGCAGCTGGCCGAGCTGGTGGCGCAGGAAGGCTGA
- a CDS encoding 2-hydroxyacid dehydrogenase, with protein MAESRPRVWVSQPLFDDVVVRLGAHCALTTTADVTRYSQQDLAAALAPLDGALVTLNERIGAAEIAAAPRLRAIANVGVGYNNLDLDALSAAGVVASNTPDVLTETTADLGFALLMAAARRITESERWLREGQWRQWSFQTMLGADVHGSTLGILGMGRIGQAIARRAAGFSMRVLYHNRSRLPAAVERAHSADYVGFDELLARADHLLLVLPYSAQSHHILDAAALAQMKPSATVVNIARGGLIDELALADALAHGRLAAAGLDVYEGEPAVRPELLALRNVVLTPHIGSASAATRRAMVALAVDNLLAALGFGADAGRPPNALNLDAIAGAGNGDGRIAGKKR; from the coding sequence ATGGCTGAGTCGCGGCCACGGGTGTGGGTCAGCCAACCGCTGTTCGACGATGTCGTCGTACGGCTCGGCGCGCATTGTGCGCTGACCACCACCGCGGACGTGACCCGGTATTCGCAGCAAGACCTGGCCGCGGCGCTGGCGCCGCTGGACGGGGCGCTGGTGACCCTCAACGAGCGCATCGGCGCGGCCGAGATCGCCGCCGCACCGCGGCTGCGCGCCATCGCCAACGTCGGCGTCGGCTACAACAACCTCGATCTTGACGCGCTCAGCGCGGCCGGCGTCGTCGCCAGCAACACGCCCGACGTGCTCACCGAAACCACCGCCGACCTCGGCTTCGCGCTGCTGATGGCCGCCGCGCGGCGCATCACCGAGTCCGAGCGCTGGCTGCGCGAAGGGCAGTGGCGGCAGTGGTCGTTCCAGACCATGCTCGGCGCCGACGTGCACGGCAGCACCCTGGGCATCCTCGGCATGGGCCGCATCGGCCAGGCCATCGCGCGCCGCGCCGCCGGTTTCTCGATGCGCGTGCTGTACCACAACCGCAGCCGCCTGCCGGCCGCGGTGGAGCGCGCGCACTCGGCCGACTACGTCGGTTTCGACGAACTGCTGGCGCGCGCCGATCACCTGCTGCTGGTGCTGCCGTATTCGGCGCAGTCGCACCATATCCTGGATGCCGCCGCGCTGGCGCAGATGAAGCCCAGCGCCACCGTGGTGAACATCGCCCGCGGCGGCCTGATCGACGAACTGGCGCTGGCCGACGCGCTCGCGCACGGGCGCCTGGCCGCGGCCGGGCTGGACGTGTACGAAGGCGAGCCGGCGGTGCGCCCGGAACTGCTGGCGCTGCGCAACGTGGTGCTGACCCCGCACATCGGCAGCGCCAGCGCCGCGACCCGCCGTGCGATGGTGGCGCTGGCGGTGGACAACCTGCTGGCCGCGCTGGGCTTCGGCGCCGACGCCGGGCGTCCGCCGAATGCGTTGAACCTGGATGCGATCGCGGGCGCCGGCAATGGCGACGGCCGCATCGCGGGCAAAAAACGATAG
- the aroC gene encoding chorismate synthase has protein sequence MSANSFGTLLTVTTFGESHGPAIGCVIDGCPPGLELDAAEFAHDLQRRASGKSRHTSARREADEVEILSGVYEGRTTGTPIGLLIRNTDQRSKDYTDIARQFRPGHADYSYWQKYGIRDPRGGGRSSARETTMRVAAGVIAKKWLAQRYGVRVRGYLSQLGPVLPHGFAWDAVEDNAFFWPHAAQVPELERYMDALRKSGDSIGAKVTVVADGVPPGWGEPIYGKLDGELAAALMSINAVKGVEIGDGFAVVAQKGTEHRDLIAPDGFQSNHAGGVLGGIATGQPIVASLAFKPTSSLRLPGATVDVDGQAVDVITTGRHDPCVGIRATPIAEAMMALVLMDQALRHRAQCGDVGSVAPHIPGGGDG, from the coding sequence ATGAGCGCGAACAGCTTCGGCACCCTGCTGACCGTCACCACCTTCGGCGAATCGCACGGGCCGGCGATCGGCTGCGTGATCGACGGCTGTCCGCCAGGGCTGGAACTGGACGCGGCCGAATTCGCCCACGACCTGCAGCGCCGCGCCAGCGGCAAGAGCCGCCACACCTCGGCGCGGCGCGAGGCCGATGAAGTGGAGATCCTGTCCGGGGTCTACGAGGGCCGCACCACCGGCACCCCGATCGGCCTGCTGATCCGCAACACCGACCAGCGCAGCAAGGACTACACCGACATCGCCCGCCAGTTCCGCCCGGGCCATGCCGACTACAGCTACTGGCAGAAGTACGGCATCCGCGATCCGCGCGGCGGCGGCCGCTCCTCGGCGCGCGAGACCACCATGCGCGTGGCCGCCGGGGTGATCGCCAAGAAGTGGCTGGCGCAGCGTTATGGCGTGCGCGTGCGCGGCTACTTGTCGCAGCTTGGGCCGGTGTTGCCGCACGGCTTCGCCTGGGACGCGGTCGAGGACAACGCGTTCTTCTGGCCGCATGCGGCGCAGGTGCCGGAGCTGGAACGCTACATGGACGCGCTGCGCAAGTCCGGCGATTCGATCGGGGCCAAGGTCACCGTGGTCGCCGACGGCGTGCCGCCGGGCTGGGGCGAGCCGATCTACGGCAAGCTCGACGGCGAACTGGCCGCCGCGCTGATGAGCATCAACGCGGTCAAGGGCGTGGAGATCGGCGACGGCTTTGCCGTAGTGGCGCAGAAGGGCACCGAGCACCGCGACCTGATCGCGCCGGACGGCTTCCAGTCCAACCATGCCGGCGGCGTGCTCGGCGGCATCGCCACTGGCCAGCCGATCGTCGCCTCGCTGGCGTTCAAGCCCACCTCCAGCCTGCGCCTGCCCGGCGCCACGGTGGACGTGGACGGGCAGGCGGTGGACGTCATCACCACCGGCCGCCACGACCCCTGCGTCGGCATCCGCGCCACCCCGATCGCCGAGGCGATGATGGCGCTGGTGCTGATGGACCAGGCGCTGCGCCACCGCGCGCAGTGCGGCGACGTCGGCAGCGTCGCCCCGCACATCCCCGGCGGTGGCGATGGCTGA
- the prmB gene encoding 50S ribosomal protein L3 N(5)-glutamine methyltransferase, producing MTADAAAELHTIIDLIRYGTSRFNAAELSFGHSYDNALDEATQLVLHALHLPHDLGPAYGGARVTTPEKAQVLALFERRIAERIPAAYLTGEAWFAGLSFKSDARALVPRSPIAELIEAGFEPWLAGREVSRALDLCTGSGCIAIAMGHYNPNWQVDAVDISDDALALAAENKARLLADNVELVKSDLFAGLGGRRYELIVSNPPYVTHAETDALPREYAHEPELGLRAGDDGLDLVLKILRDAPAHLSEDGLLICEVGESERALVQLLPDVEFAWVEFKVGQMGIFAVEASALVAHHARIADLAASR from the coding sequence ATGACTGCCGACGCGGCTGCCGAACTCCACACGATTATCGACCTGATCCGCTACGGCACCAGCCGTTTCAATGCCGCCGAACTGAGCTTCGGCCACAGCTACGACAACGCCCTGGACGAAGCCACGCAACTGGTGCTGCACGCGCTGCATCTGCCGCACGACCTGGGTCCGGCCTACGGCGGCGCGCGCGTCACCACGCCGGAGAAAGCGCAGGTGCTGGCGCTGTTCGAGCGCCGTATCGCCGAGCGCATCCCGGCCGCCTACCTGACCGGCGAGGCCTGGTTCGCCGGGCTCAGCTTCAAGAGCGACGCGCGCGCGCTGGTGCCGCGCTCGCCGATCGCCGAGCTGATCGAGGCCGGTTTCGAGCCGTGGCTGGCCGGGCGCGAGGTGAGCCGCGCGCTGGACCTGTGCACCGGCTCGGGCTGCATCGCCATCGCGATGGGTCACTACAATCCGAACTGGCAGGTGGATGCGGTCGACATCAGCGACGATGCGCTGGCGCTGGCCGCGGAGAACAAGGCGCGGCTGCTGGCCGACAACGTCGAACTGGTCAAGTCCGACCTGTTCGCCGGGTTGGGCGGCCGCCGCTACGAGCTGATCGTCAGCAACCCGCCCTACGTCACCCACGCCGAGACCGACGCGCTGCCGCGCGAATACGCGCACGAGCCGGAACTGGGCCTGCGCGCCGGCGACGACGGCCTGGACCTGGTGCTGAAGATCCTGCGCGACGCGCCGGCGCACCTCAGCGAGGACGGCCTGCTGATCTGCGAAGTCGGCGAATCCGAGCGCGCGCTGGTGCAACTGCTGCCGGACGTGGAGTTCGCCTGGGTCGAGTTCAAGGTCGGGCAGATGGGCATCTTCGCGGTGGAAGCCAGCGCGCTAGTCGCGCACCACGCGCGCATCGCCGACCTGGCGGCCAGCCGGTGA
- a CDS encoding SCO family protein → MFNRNFGIVLVVALAAGLGLLLAQKYFGGDASAWPETRSVRLYPQPRTLPDFHLRQSDGTPLLPGELKGHWTLVFLGFTACPDVCPTTLADLARAQKQWESIPDTLRPRVLFVSVDPERDTPTRLGAYAHGFHKDTLAATADVPELERFATALGFVFQKVPGKHFQKNPNDYSMDHSAAIAVLDPQGRQAGLIRPPFEPAAIAADLQALTKATAP, encoded by the coding sequence ATGTTCAACCGCAACTTCGGCATCGTCCTGGTGGTCGCCCTGGCCGCCGGCCTGGGCCTGCTGCTGGCCCAGAAGTACTTCGGCGGCGACGCTTCGGCGTGGCCCGAGACCCGCAGCGTGCGCCTGTATCCGCAGCCGCGCACCCTGCCCGACTTCCACCTGCGTCAGTCCGACGGCACGCCGCTGCTGCCCGGCGAGCTGAAAGGCCACTGGACGCTGGTGTTCCTGGGCTTCACCGCCTGCCCGGACGTGTGCCCGACCACCCTGGCCGACCTGGCCCGCGCGCAGAAGCAGTGGGAGTCGATCCCGGACACGCTGCGCCCGCGGGTGCTGTTCGTCTCGGTCGATCCGGAGCGCGACACCCCGACGCGGCTGGGTGCCTACGCGCACGGTTTCCACAAGGACACCCTGGCCGCCACTGCCGACGTGCCGGAGCTGGAACGCTTCGCCACCGCGCTGGGCTTCGTGTTCCAGAAGGTGCCCGGCAAGCATTTCCAGAAAAACCCGAACGACTACAGCATGGATCACTCCGCCGCGATCGCCGTGCTCGACCCGCAGGGCCGCCAGGCCGGGCTGATCCGGCCGCCGTTCGAGCCGGCGGCGATCGCCGCCGACCTGCAGGCGCTGACCAAGGCGACCGCGCCATGA
- the asd gene encoding archaetidylserine decarboxylase (Phosphatidylserine decarboxylase is synthesized as a single chain precursor. Generation of the pyruvoyl active site from a Ser is coupled to cleavage of a Gly-Ser bond between the larger (beta) and smaller (alpha chains). It is an integral membrane protein.): MSLLTALTYVLPHRLLSSLARRLAYSSRPGLKQWLIDTVVRRFGVNLAEAAEPDARAYPTFNAFFTRALRPGARSADPDPQALLMPADGRISQLGAIQDGRIFQAKGQSFTAAELLGDAAAAAPFANGLYATVYLSPRDYHRVHMPWSGTLRETVHVPGRLFSVGPDAVRHVPRLFARNERLVCHFDTEFGPMASVMVGALLVSGVETVWSGVEIPRYGDRITRKDWRGKGIVLERFAEMARFNYGSTVIVLLPPGVAQLEPALAAETPVRLGQALARRLQD, translated from the coding sequence ATGAGCCTGCTGACCGCGCTGACCTACGTGCTGCCGCACCGGCTGCTGTCCTCGCTGGCGCGGCGCCTGGCGTATTCGTCGCGGCCGGGGCTGAAGCAGTGGCTGATCGACACCGTGGTGCGCCGCTTCGGGGTGAACCTGGCCGAGGCCGCCGAGCCCGATGCGCGCGCCTACCCGACCTTCAATGCGTTCTTCACCCGCGCGCTACGGCCCGGCGCGCGCAGCGCCGATCCCGATCCGCAGGCGCTGCTGATGCCGGCCGACGGGCGCATCAGCCAGCTCGGCGCGATCCAGGACGGGCGCATCTTCCAGGCCAAGGGCCAGTCGTTCACCGCTGCCGAACTGCTCGGCGACGCCGCCGCCGCGGCGCCGTTCGCCAACGGCCTGTACGCCACCGTGTACCTGTCCCCGCGCGACTACCACCGCGTGCACATGCCCTGGAGCGGCACCCTGCGCGAGACCGTGCACGTGCCGGGACGCCTGTTCAGCGTCGGCCCGGACGCGGTGCGCCACGTGCCGCGCCTGTTCGCGCGCAACGAGCGCCTGGTCTGCCATTTCGATACCGAGTTCGGCCCGATGGCCTCGGTGATGGTCGGCGCGCTGCTGGTCAGCGGCGTGGAGACGGTGTGGAGCGGCGTGGAGATCCCGCGCTACGGCGACCGCATCACCCGCAAGGACTGGCGCGGCAAGGGCATCGTGCTGGAGCGGTTCGCGGAGATGGCGCGTTTCAATTACGGCTCGACCGTGATCGTACTGCTGCCGCCAGGCGTGGCGCAGCTGGAGCCGGCACTGGCCGCGGAAACCCCGGTCAGGCTCGGTCAGGCGCTCGCCAGACGGCTGCAGGACTGA
- a CDS encoding transglycosylase SLT domain-containing protein, protein MPLSFRITHGWPAVAALALACAAPSAHAERVSARDKAAIAVLDQRLAAAEKRYNDAMVLVGNSDPKGTQESDAALEDIEDVVDACIKQRGCEVGTYLGAYKRLLKAKADAQGAATDADATDDDAAPLQADPDHISPLAANVPEAARAASLLNDQRHAFDTMVEYNPAVQAGIRRWLTDMRPSLMNSYENYQNLRAIMWPEWEKRGLPEALLFGIIAKESNGRVHASSRVGAAGLMQFMPATGRRFGLGPDGTGFDTRYDARSAAEASAVYINERMAELNRSIELSLAGYNGGEGRAARVYNQMQGRSFWDASVYNQFPAETKDYVPMVIAAAWIFLHPKQYGVAFPKINAQPATLRLAKSTTIYELTICLGSDGTRDGYMRALRNLNPRYEPDGWIPAGVTINATTKIVGLYSRYCVSGPRADLARALITADVNAAVRSPTPMAADPTGNVAVGDVTPVAGVPTTIATGRPAPVKPKPKQARSYRVAKGDTLGRIADRYSCDIKQLAKANGLRAPGYALKPGQSLKMTGCDK, encoded by the coding sequence ATGCCCCTTTCGTTCCGTATCACCCATGGATGGCCCGCCGTGGCTGCCTTGGCGCTGGCTTGCGCCGCGCCGTCTGCCCATGCCGAACGCGTCTCCGCGCGTGACAAGGCCGCCATCGCGGTCCTCGACCAGCGCCTGGCGGCGGCGGAGAAGCGCTACAACGATGCGATGGTGCTGGTCGGCAACAGCGACCCCAAGGGCACCCAGGAAAGCGACGCGGCGCTGGAGGACATCGAGGACGTGGTCGATGCCTGCATCAAGCAGCGCGGCTGCGAGGTCGGCACCTACCTTGGCGCTTACAAACGCCTGCTCAAGGCCAAGGCCGACGCGCAGGGCGCGGCGACCGATGCCGATGCGACCGACGATGACGCCGCGCCGCTGCAGGCCGATCCCGATCACATCAGTCCGCTGGCGGCCAATGTGCCGGAAGCGGCGCGCGCGGCCAGCCTGCTCAACGACCAGCGCCATGCCTTCGATACGATGGTCGAATACAACCCGGCGGTGCAGGCCGGCATCCGCCGCTGGCTCACCGACATGCGCCCGTCGCTGATGAACAGCTACGAGAACTACCAGAACCTGCGCGCGATCATGTGGCCGGAATGGGAGAAGCGCGGGCTGCCGGAAGCGCTGCTGTTCGGCATCATCGCCAAGGAATCCAACGGCCGCGTGCATGCCAGCTCGCGGGTCGGCGCCGCCGGGCTGATGCAGTTCATGCCGGCCACCGGGCGCCGCTTCGGGCTGGGTCCGGACGGCACCGGCTTCGATACCCGCTACGACGCGCGCAGTGCCGCCGAGGCCAGCGCGGTGTACATCAACGAGCGCATGGCCGAGCTCAACCGCAGCATCGAACTGTCGCTGGCCGGCTACAACGGCGGCGAGGGCCGCGCCGCGCGCGTGTACAACCAGATGCAGGGGCGCAGCTTCTGGGACGCCTCGGTGTACAACCAGTTCCCGGCCGAAACCAAGGACTACGTGCCGATGGTGATCGCCGCGGCGTGGATCTTCCTGCACCCGAAGCAGTACGGCGTGGCGTTCCCGAAGATCAACGCGCAGCCGGCGACGTTGCGCCTGGCCAAGTCCACCACCATCTACGAGCTGACCATCTGCCTGGGCAGCGACGGCACCCGCGATGGCTACATGCGCGCGCTGCGCAACCTCAACCCGCGCTACGAACCCGATGGCTGGATCCCGGCCGGGGTCACCATCAACGCCACCACCAAGATCGTCGGCCTGTACAGCCGCTATTGCGTCAGCGGCCCGCGCGCCGACCTGGCGCGCGCGCTGATCACCGCCGACGTCAACGCGGCGGTCCGCAGCCCCACGCCGATGGCCGCCGACCCGACCGGTAACGTGGCGGTAGGCGACGTGACCCCGGTGGCCGGCGTGCCGACCACCATCGCCACCGGGCGCCCGGCGCCGGTCAAGCCCAAGCCCAAGCAGGCGCGCAGCTACCGCGTGGCCAAGGGCGACACGCTGGGCCGCATCGCCGACCGCTACAGCTGCGACATCAAGCAGTTGGCCAAGGCCAACGGCCTGCGCGCGCCCGGCTATGCGCTCAAGCCGGGCCAGTCGCTGAAGATGACCGGCTGCGATAAGTAG
- a CDS encoding helicase HerA-like domain-containing protein, with protein MDPILLGKGLTDDIAVLLQPRLGNRHGLVAGATGTGKTVTLMTLAEGFSRIGVPVFMADVKGDVAGLAVAGDGSAKVLQRAKDIGVADYAPAANPVVFWDLYGQLGHPVRTTVSEIGPTLLARILELNDTQAGVLDIVFKLADDRGLLLLDLDDLRALLALVVEQRKDISTEYGLVSAPSVAAIQRALLRLAQDGGESFFGEPALDLAELMRVGSDGRGVIGILAATQLVLKPRLYSTFLLWLLSELFERMPEVGDLDKPKLVFVFDEAHLLFDDAPPALVQRIEQVVRLIRSKGVGVYFCSQFPDDVPDNILGQLGNRVQHALRAYTPRDQKAVRTAAETFVANPKLDVAKAISQLGTGEALVSTLQDKGVPSPVQQTLIAPPRCRMGAISDAERTQVRAASVVGTRYDSAVNRDSAAEMLARRVEQVAEKTAAPAARTREQDDAQGSGFGQAVKDAVFGTKRRQGMLEAMAKQTSRSVGNRIGQQIVRGIFGSIFGGKR; from the coding sequence ATGGACCCGATCCTGCTGGGCAAAGGCCTGACCGACGACATCGCGGTGCTGCTGCAGCCGCGCCTGGGCAATCGCCACGGACTGGTCGCCGGGGCCACCGGCACCGGCAAGACGGTGACCCTGATGACCCTGGCCGAGGGCTTCTCGCGGATCGGCGTGCCGGTGTTCATGGCCGACGTGAAGGGCGATGTGGCCGGGCTGGCGGTGGCCGGCGACGGCAGCGCGAAAGTGCTGCAGCGCGCCAAGGATATCGGCGTGGCCGACTACGCCCCGGCCGCCAACCCGGTGGTGTTCTGGGACCTGTACGGCCAGCTCGGGCACCCGGTGCGCACCACCGTCAGCGAGATCGGGCCGACCCTGCTGGCGCGGATCCTGGAGCTCAACGACACCCAGGCCGGGGTGCTCGACATCGTGTTCAAGCTGGCCGACGACCGCGGCCTGCTGCTGCTCGACCTGGACGACCTGCGCGCGCTGCTGGCGCTGGTGGTGGAGCAGCGCAAGGACATCTCCACCGAATACGGCTTGGTCAGCGCGCCGTCGGTGGCGGCGATCCAGCGCGCGTTGCTGCGCCTGGCGCAGGACGGCGGCGAAAGCTTCTTCGGCGAACCGGCGCTGGACCTGGCCGAACTGATGCGGGTCGGCAGCGACGGACGCGGCGTGATCGGCATCCTCGCCGCCACGCAACTGGTGCTCAAGCCGCGTCTGTACTCGACTTTCCTGCTGTGGCTGCTGTCGGAGCTGTTCGAGCGGATGCCGGAAGTGGGCGACCTGGACAAGCCCAAGCTCGTCTTCGTGTTCGACGAGGCGCACCTGCTGTTCGACGACGCGCCGCCGGCGCTGGTGCAGCGCATCGAGCAGGTGGTGCGGCTGATCCGCTCCAAGGGCGTGGGCGTGTACTTCTGCTCGCAGTTCCCCGACGACGTGCCGGACAACATCCTCGGTCAGCTCGGCAACCGCGTTCAGCACGCGCTGCGCGCCTACACCCCGCGCGACCAGAAGGCGGTGCGCACCGCCGCCGAGACCTTCGTGGCCAATCCCAAGCTGGACGTGGCCAAGGCCATTTCCCAGCTCGGCACCGGCGAAGCCCTGGTCTCCACGCTGCAGGACAAGGGCGTGCCGTCGCCGGTGCAGCAGACCCTGATCGCGCCGCCGCGTTGCCGGATGGGCGCGATCTCCGACGCCGAGCGCACGCAGGTCCGCGCCGCCAGCGTGGTCGGCACCCGCTACGACAGCGCGGTCAACCGCGACTCGGCGGCGGAAATGCTGGCGCGCCGGGTAGAGCAAGTCGCCGAGAAGACCGCCGCGCCGGCAGCACGCACCCGCGAGCAGGACGACGCGCAGGGCAGCGGCTTCGGCCAGGCGGTCAAGGACGCGGTGTTCGGCACCAAGCGCCGCCAGGGCATGCTGGAAGCGATGGCCAAGCAGACCTCGCGCAGCGTCGGCAACCGCATCGGCCAGCAGATCGTGCGCGGCATCTTCGGCAGCATCTTCGGCGGCAAGCGCTGA
- the greB gene encoding transcription elongation factor GreB, with product MSRWRPPAEKSTALITAEGHARLKAELEELWRVRRPEVVKALAAAAAEGDRSENAEYTYRKKQLGEIDRRVRYLSKRLEALRVVETAPSDPQAVFFGAVVELEDADSGELLRYRIVGPDETDAARGWISIDSPLARALLKKRIDDEIEAQLPGGRHSFVVVSVHYAAQ from the coding sequence ATGAGCCGCTGGCGTCCCCCTGCCGAAAAGAGCACCGCCCTGATCACCGCCGAAGGCCACGCCCGGCTCAAGGCCGAGCTGGAGGAGCTGTGGCGCGTGCGCCGGCCGGAGGTGGTCAAGGCGCTGGCCGCAGCTGCGGCCGAGGGCGACCGCTCGGAAAACGCCGAATACACCTACCGCAAGAAGCAACTGGGCGAGATCGACCGTCGCGTGCGCTACCTGAGCAAGCGCCTGGAAGCGCTGCGTGTGGTGGAGACCGCGCCGTCCGATCCGCAGGCCGTGTTCTTCGGCGCCGTGGTCGAGCTGGAGGACGCCGACAGCGGCGAGCTGCTGCGCTACCGCATCGTCGGCCCGGACGAGACCGATGCCGCCCGCGGCTGGATCAGCATCGATTCGCCGCTGGCGCGGGCGCTGCTGAAGAAGCGCATCGACGACGAGATCGAGGCGCAACTGCCCGGCGGCCGTCACAGCTTCGTGGTGGTGTCGGTGCACTACGCGGCGCAGTGA
- a CDS encoding dienelactone hydrolase family protein: MGHWTTLATAHGQVAAWHALPQGAPRGGLVLIQEIFGVTAYIREVADHYAAQGYEVLAPGLFDPVEKDAQLNYDQDGVNKGLELVGALGFDKALDIVQAAAQALAPAGKVGTVGYCWGGSVALLAAIRLGLPSVSYYGGRNTQFLDETPKAPVLFHFGARDSSIPPEAVQQHREKLPRMQTYVYPAGHGFDRHVDPNHYDADSADSARQRSLAFLAEHLG; encoded by the coding sequence ATGGGCCACTGGACTACCCTCGCTACCGCGCACGGCCAGGTCGCGGCCTGGCACGCCCTGCCGCAAGGCGCCCCGCGCGGCGGCCTGGTGCTGATCCAGGAGATCTTCGGCGTCACCGCCTACATCCGCGAGGTCGCCGACCACTACGCCGCGCAAGGCTACGAAGTGCTGGCGCCGGGCCTGTTCGATCCGGTGGAGAAGGACGCGCAGCTGAACTATGACCAGGACGGGGTGAACAAGGGCCTGGAACTGGTCGGCGCGCTCGGCTTCGACAAGGCGCTGGACATCGTGCAGGCCGCGGCACAGGCACTGGCACCGGCCGGCAAGGTCGGCACCGTCGGCTATTGCTGGGGCGGAAGCGTCGCGCTGCTGGCGGCGATCAGGCTGGGGCTGCCGTCGGTCAGTTACTACGGCGGGCGCAACACCCAATTCCTCGACGAGACGCCGAAAGCGCCGGTGCTGTTCCACTTCGGCGCGCGGGACAGCAGCATTCCGCCGGAAGCGGTGCAACAGCATCGCGAGAAGCTGCCGCGGATGCAGACTTACGTGTATCCGGCCGGGCATGGCTTCGACCGCCATGTCGATCCGAACCACTACGACGCCGACAGCGCCGACAGCGCGCGCCAGCGCAGCCTCGCCTTCCTCGCCGAGCACTTGGGCTGA
- a CDS encoding HIT domain-containing protein: MPDFTLDPRLQADSAFVADGPLSQMRLMDDARFPWLLLVPRVADASEWIDLDGAQQRLLLAEINQLSQLLRGEQGVHKLNIGALGNIVRQLHVHLIGRHPGDAAWPGPVWGSGTPQRLPADVLQTRVAAWRQRLR, from the coding sequence ATGCCCGATTTCACGCTCGATCCGCGCTTGCAGGCCGATAGCGCGTTCGTCGCCGACGGCCCGCTGTCGCAGATGCGGCTGATGGACGACGCGCGCTTCCCGTGGCTGCTGCTGGTGCCGCGCGTGGCCGACGCCAGCGAATGGATCGACCTGGACGGCGCCCAGCAGCGCCTGCTGCTGGCCGAGATCAACCAGCTCTCGCAGCTGCTGCGCGGCGAGCAGGGCGTGCACAAACTCAACATCGGCGCACTGGGCAACATCGTGCGCCAATTGCACGTGCACCTGATCGGGCGCCACCCAGGCGACGCGGCCTGGCCCGGGCCGGTGTGGGGCAGCGGCACGCCGCAGCGGCTGCCGGCCGATGTCCTGCAGACCCGTGTTGCGGCGTGGCGGCAACGGCTACGATAG